The segment tggctatggttaggattatgtgtagggttaggatgtatatcatagggttatactcaggttaagggttagggttagggttagagttatagttatggtttgtatcacttttagggttaggttaatggttagggttatggttgtagtaagggtttatatcattcttagagttaggttaatggttaggcttaggatttagtattattgttatgattatttctaggtttagggtttatatcatgggattaggattaggatttatgattatggttagttttacatttagggttagggtttatatcacaacgtTGGGGTTAGGATTAGCATCAGGTTTACGATTATGGCTAAGTTTATGATTGTGGTTCAAAggattaatatttagaattatggtAAGGGTTATGTCTATGGTTAGGGTTCATAtcatagggttaagggttagggttaggattatagatagatattaTATCATTCTTAGGTTTacattaatggttagggttagggtcgggGTCAAGATTATATTTAGGCTTATGGCTTATGGTTATGCTttggattatgtgtagggttaggggttagggttagggtcatagttgtgttttgcatcacttttagggttaggttaatggttagggtttgcatttacatcatggttagggttaaggctagggttagggttaagattgtggttatgctaaggatttagggtttatatcatagggttagggttaggattaggattatgtttatggaTTATATCATtattagggttaagttaatgggtacagtttggatttacaacacggttagggttagggtttggttaatggttatggtttgcatcacttttagggttaggttaatggttagggttaggattgtagtatggtttacatcattattagggttaggttaatggttaggttttgggtttagggtttaaggttattaggttaatggttagggttaggattgtagtaagggtttacatcattgttagggttaggttaatggttaggttttgaatttagggtttaaggttagagttagggttaggggttaggatttagggttttatattagagggttagagttagggttttggatttagggttttatattagagggttagagttagggttaagggttagtgtcaggattgtagttagggtttacatcattgttagggttaggataatggttagggtttggatttatatcatggttagggttaaggttagggataaggttaagattatggttaggcttaggattagggttacgtTTAggattatctcaagggttagggtttgtatcataggttaagtgttagtgttaagggttagggttagaattgtagtaagggtgaagttaaggttatatttaagtttagggtcaagttatggtttagagttcaattaggtctagattagagatattgtcaaggtgagggttttattatggtaaggttttcattatagttagggtttgtattttttaatgttgttaaatgaatcaataattagctttagaataaatttaaaactaaaacaatGATTAGAGTATGATTTTAATGTTTATCAAAGCCTAATGGTaatcaaaccaaaatattaatgtagggtttaacctttatgatataatttaaaaaatttaaaaattatattgttagagttaactttaaggttaggttagggttggcattcaattagtgagattaggtttaggggttaaggttatagttaattagagttcaGTTTGAAGGTAAGGCTAGTAggtaactattgtaggataatgcattcataacacttataatcattttttataaaatatttaaaaagtctttaatattatgtacttttctgatgaatattgtttttccttattttgaatttttttaattgttaaatgaatcaataattagttGTAAAATAGATTTAAAAGTTATTCCTAATGAAAACATACTATGCAACATatacaaaaatagaaaatgcaaaatcctaaattAAATACAACAAAACCAAACATTATATGAAAACCCTAAATCTTTTGAAAATGAATAAATGTCAACCTAGAAAAATTCACAAATGAATAAATGTTAAAGAATCCCTCTAGAACCCCAATCCAGATCAACCCTCCTCTACCCGTGAATTAGTTAAAATGATGCATTGAAAATAGGATATccatttttcagttttttatttcttatttttctttttatcattcttatcaagtagattaaacttctttaaaactaCTCATTATTTTTATACAACTCAATTTTAAGGTTGTAACAATAATGATTTTTCTTCCTGGGAAACGTTTGACCTCTAAATCATGGCTACCTCAAGCTGCATTTTAGTTTGAGTAACAATATTTCAATCTCCCACTTATTTATCTGtcatttttataattaaaataataatacttATGTTCCCTAAATAAATGAACTAAAAGTTGTCAATGCTTGGAGACATACACTATATTTAAATAAGttattgtattttaaattttttatggatttttttttatgGAAAGTTTTTTATGAAATATATCAGCTGGTATTattgagaaattttcaaatatttaataaACGGTTCTATTCATTTATGgcttaaatttttaatttcacaaatttCAAAaagttattgatcttatgtatttaAATTTGTAATATCTGATGTTAGAAAAATTAGCTGAAAATCTTTCTATACTGATTTGACCTTTTATGAGTTAAATGCaaatttgataatatttatttattttttaaatagaaaattaatttttaattaattaatatatataatcaaatatgcATTCTGATTGTTTTGGCACTATAACTCCCAGAACAAAGTTTCAATCACAATCTATGACAAAAAGTTATATCAATCAGCCAGGAAAACTTCTAACAATCTAGACATTGCTAAAGTGTTCCCAGATTTAAAAACTACCATTACAACTACAAAGATGAACCTAATTTGGTAATTTGTTTTTCTGTGTGGACcataacttttcttttttttttttcactataaTTGCAAGAACAAGGTTTTTTATTGGGATTCTACCCTAACACAAAAGCAAAAGCAAAAGAAAAACCATTCTTGCCAACACCGTCACATACTGGGATGCAGAGGAAATAATTCCAAAGTTCTCACGTCAGACGGATTTACCGATGAATACCTACGATCTTCTTCTTGCTGCTTATTAATACACATTCCTCATAAATTTACAACAATCTTATTAATAAACATATAATTTAAAAGACAGGCCAAACTATGTCAACGCGCTTTCATACCTGTGCATAGCTTTTCTCAGATGACCTCTTCGATCGGAAAAGAGAAGTCCAATTTGGTGCCTTCAATACTGAAGGCAATCTTGAGgctaaaatatgcattttttaggttagttttaaaaccaataatGTAAACAACAACAACATGAATCTGTTCGGCTACTCACATGATTTTTTCATCCATTTTTCTCTAGCAGTGGCATTCTGAAACCAATAGACCATGACCATGGCCCTGCAGATCTGCAATAATGCGCTCTATTTCCTCCAAACATGGATTTCTCCTTCCACTCGCAAAAAGGTACTCCAATATTCTCCTTTGATTGTCAGTTGTAAATGTCTCCACATTTTCACCGGTCACACAACTATACAGAAGAATCAATCCATATATCTTTCCAAAAGTTGAATATTAATATGTTGATGATCATTTTAAACcttaaataattgaaaaccaacgactgtcaaaattattgaaaacccccaaatgttGACGCATAAATTTGCTGCCATTGTAGAAGCCTCTCGACTTAAAGATGGGTCaaacattaataataatataaaatattataataaaaatgtaATATTATTTAATACATAATAACATcacaaaaataatattaattttatagtttttaatttgtttgtttttaattttgtgttttttattATATGTTTGTTTTTAATAGATTTGTTTTAGTTTTGTGCttttaataagttttttttttaattattattttcatattacattttaaattatcttaattttttaaataaatattaacacactttttttttaattatataaaaattTTCACATATCTTTACATTTTCTATGATTTGTTAGCCATCCAAATAAATTATCCAAATTATATTTGATTATCACCGTAACCACTGCACCTAATTGGTGGAATACAAGTGCTAACAGACCCTTGAACCCTTGGTTACTCTTCATGTCCACAAACTGCCGGCCAGTGCGACCCTTTGAGCTTGCATTGACTTGTATCCTTGTACTGGGACCGTGTTCCTGACTTCCTCTGGGCCCGTGTTCCTGTCTTCATCTCCTCATTTCTAATAAAGCCGGCAAACTCTTGGAGCCCACTCTCCCTCCTTCCTGATATATAAATCTGAAGCTTCCACAACCAAATGATTACTGGGTGTTGGCCACGTCTGGAATATGGAGTGGGTAGTTTGCATTTTGGTGGCTGTTTGTGGTAGTTTAGTTTTGTTTCTGCTCAAGATTGCAACAACGATTTGGTGGAAGCCTCTGCAAGTGAAAAAGTCCTTCGAAGCTCAAGGAATCAGTGGCCCTCCATAAAGGCTATTCTATGGGAATTCCACAGATATATCCAGAATGAACGATGAGCAGAAATACAAACCCATGCCATGCTCACATGACATACTCCCTCGAGTTCTTCTCTATGTTTACCAGTGGACTAAAACATATGGTACACTTGCATTCTGCATATTTTTAAGCTTTAGGCATTTTATTAGCCATATTAGTGGAATTTCTGCATAGTACCATTGATTTGTTTTGCTGGGGTGTTGTTAGAACTTAGAATAATTGTCGATTGAGGAGAAAATGCATGATTTTAAAAACCCTAGTGATTAATAAACTTGTTAGATATGATATAGGTCCGGATTTTATTTTCTGGTTTGGGCCTCATGCCAGGTTGGTTGTTCCCCACCCTGAGCTTATCAAGGAGATACTGTCCACTAAATTTGGCAACTATCCAAGGCTTCCGGTTAATCCCCTATTTAGATAACTGTTGGGAAAGCGACTTGTGCTGTTGAAAGGTGAGAAATGGGCTCAACACAGGAAAATCATCAATCCTGCTTTCCATATGGATATCTTGAAGGTAAGGCACTGAGTGTTTCTATTTATGTTCTAGATTAGGACCAAAATACCtaataaatatattcaattatATTTTAGAGAGAAATCTACAAATTTCTTACTGATAAATAAACATAGATCTACTTTGCGTATCAATCGTCTGAAAATTTCATATGGTTCGATTGTTGGATCAACACTCAATCAAGAAGGATAAAGATCTCCTTCCAAGCATGCAAGAGCTAACCATTGGAACTTTACTACTTGCAGAGTCTGGGTGGTTCCCCTTCTTGGGTGTAATCTCCAGCTTCTGTAGATTCTCAATTAAGGTGATTCCCCTCATTAGGACGAAAATGATTCAATTTACAGAGAAATCTATCATGTTCCTACTAATAAATAAACATAGATCTACTTTGCATACACCTTTCCTGAAAATTTCATTAGGGTTGATTATTGTGCCGACATCCAACCAAGAAGGATAAAGCCCTCTTTTCAAGTATGCAACAGCTGTTCATTGGACATTTACCATTTGCAGAGAGCCAGAGTGATTCCCCTGATTAGGTTTAATCTCCAGGTTATGTAGATCCCCAAGCATTCAATGACCAATTATTGCCCCATAGAATGTCCCCAATGTGAAATTTTGCACTCAAGCGTCATAACAAGAATTGTTAAGAGTGTTTGAGCCTGATTCCCATCACAATTGAAAGTTAGAAATCATTTTGAATAAGCatgctgtgagattttgccaagatctagaggcaatggaaagcacaaataagagagaaaaaatatatgataggaataaactgtattctatcaagataaaaatactgatcaactagatcatcacaagatgttgattgattgtcTATTCAAACAATATAGATGAtcctgtttatataggcaaggctatatggatatgtgagcacacaaacatgacatatgactcaataagaaacaagggtaggtaggaaataggtgtgggtaggtagaagaaacaacaaaatatttcacatgaggtggaatgtaacaacaagataagatcaacaccataaaaggtggaaattctcctacacactatcccaatgtggcacaaacacccaagtgtctcatacccaaactactattaaatgcatgtacctgagtaaacttaagtaagatgtaataatatccaagatgaataattatttacaccaacaccccccccttaagtgcaacttaggggaatgcactaaagtctacaatgcaactaagcaatgcaagattggtcccggctactaggtcatgttaggtatccatgtacaaatgcaaatgcaatctcctataaacggagaaagaaagagaaactcaatgggaaaaaaccctcccctaaAAGGGAGATGATGCAAGCAcataatgctctcaatgatgaatgaaaaaaacaaaaaatgtgtcctccccataagagagaagaagagaccatgaagccccccctcaatttcGAATCTCCTGCAAAAGATGATCCAataatgatgaccaaaatacctccccataaggaagaaagagagctaatgttgcaccaataatgtcaaagtgtgacaaaaccaggtaccaagtggatgacgatgaatcactcgctgcaacaaaataaagatcaggcatggagacaacctgctttgagcatcatctagatactcatAAATGACAGAAATACTGGTATAATCCAattctcacgggagccatgcacaaatgtgtacaatctaagtctcaactggagccatgcaccaagtctcacaagatattcctaatctatgtgtacaagaggattacatcaaatagtcaacaatgacaagatacaaagaggtgtggcactttatgatagtgtgagtacaacattgcttaagcaagagcatacatcatgataaaatattcaaatgtggaaacatggaaatgatgccaccaacaaagaagccctgtagaatattgtagatgaagatgcctccgaatggaatttcaccaagagatataaataaataactgaccccccataaaaagatcatgtcggcacttgaaaataatggcaaagtggaattttgatttcaactttacaactagcCCATTGAAGCTCTCATAGACTCAAATTAATTATGCAAAAGATCAAACTGAGATCTAAGCATTTACAAttgccaaataggccaaaaaatgaccaaatattgaaagtacaaattctactcaaaatcattgcaaacaaatggcagattacagaagtagacaaaaaattatgcactttaaaaaaaaacaacacctaaaaaggagtccatataaGCCCatacgaagcctccaaagttgtaaaaatcgagatTTTATGATTTCAGAAAAATatgtatccgaaaatcagaaaactcctacaccactgtacagatcacgaaattctactccaaaacaaaaaaaaaaatctcgaaaaaaggagtctcaatgagtgagatatcactatttgaaaattgtctgcaaaattataatttccgaAAAATTTCcaccgcagcttcaaacttcaaatgcctctagatttggccttcaaagtccgatttggatgaaacaaaaagcaAAATTGACTTTATTGGACCTCCTCAAttcaatggtgacctcagatttgacccaacaagctccaataaaaacctgcaatagaaagatccaaaatatacaaccccaaatagcattaaatttctctcaattgacaaaccaatgacactctaatggctctgataccatgtgagattttgtcaagatctaaaggcaatggaaaacacaaataagagagacaaaatatatgataagaataaattgtattctatcaagatgaaaatactgatcaactgaatcatcacaagatgttgattgattgtccgttcaaacaatgtagatgagtctgcttatatagacaaggctatatggatatgtgaacacacaaacatgacatgtggctcaataaaaaacaagggtatgtaggaaatttatataggcaaggctatatggatatgtgcgcacacaaatatgacatgtggctcaataagaaacaagggtgggtaggaaataggtgtgggtaggtaggaaaaacaataaaatattccacatgaggtggaatgtaacaagaagataagatcaacaccataaaaggtggaaattctcctacacacactatctcaatgtggcacaaacacccaagtgtctcatacccaaactactattaaatgcatgtatctAAGTatacttaagtaaggtgtaataatatccaagatgaataattatttacaccaacacatgcAATTAGTTTTAAGAAGCTTCTAGTCTTTAATCTTGTAGCCAACTCTTAAGGATGTCTAGTGTAGGGTCATAGGACTTAAGGCCGAatacttaaaaaaaatcaaattgcaATGCAGTTTGTTGGTCTGTGATGAAGAATTAAGCCAGTTATGCTTCCAGGATGCCCGCACTACCCTGTTTTGGCATACCTTTATTGAAGGGTTATATCTCAATGCAAGACCCTGGTCATATCTTAGTAGAGGCAAGATTATGTGTGGTGTTTTTCAAGCAATCGAAAAGAGATACATAGGAGATCGAGtaattacttaaaaaaaattattttgttttttcaTAAAGggttaaaatttattaataattaaaaaacaaaacaaaatagaaatggTCTATTGTTCAACAAATAGCAGTCAATCGATCAGCCTTATCTTTCACATTTAATTTTTTAAACGTATTAGATAAATCCAAGGACAAATCTTCTCTATCCACAACATTCCAACCTTGCAAATGGTCAGATGCCTATTTGGTCAGGAAATCTGCAACTCTAGGGAAATGTAAGAAAAGATAACTGAATCAAATGTCCTACTCACGCTGAAATTCTGTCTAATAACCATAGCTAAATGCCACTTAACAACATCCAATCACTTTTCATTCAGCATATTCACCTTGAAGAAaaaaattgcaaataaaaaatttaatcttgTGATTTAATTTACTTACTAGTGGATAGGAGACCCTGCTTTATTGATTTGAGATGTCTTGGCTGGTGTTTTTTGAATAGCAACACTGTTCAAACACGACTGCAAAGAAAACCTTCTCTGTTAGAATCTATACATATTATTTTGCAAATTCTTCTCTAATTTGATATTTATAATCAGAATTTCATAGGAAGATTTATATTCAGAATTGCATAGGAAGATATCTATATTCAGAATGTCAGAAACTTATATACTAAATTATACTATATCTGTAATTGCAGGGGATGATTCCAACAATTGTGAAAAGCAGTGCCCATATGTTGGATGGATGGAGTAAATTGATATTGTCAGGTGAATCGGAAGTTGATGTGCAAAAGGAGTTCCACGATCTCACAGCAGATGTTATTTCTCGCACAGTATTTGGAAGCAGTTTTATAGAGGGAAAACACATCTTTGAAATGCAGACCGTACAGATGATTCTTGCAGGTGACGCACTTCGCAGTGTTTATATTCCGGGTTTCAGGTGACAAACTTCAGTTTTGTGACACTATAATTGTCAATCTTAAATTGTCGCTGTCCTTTTTAAATGAGAGGTTTTCCAACATTTGTCTCACACTTGAGAGTTCCACCGATTTTTCAACTATATCATCCCATCTCAAATGTCTTTGTCTTTCATGAGTAATGTGCATTTGGTAGTGTTCTTGGGTACTTCAAGAGGGTTTATTCAGATCTATAACTTCTTTTGATTTCTTAAATTGATCCACATTGTCTGAGAGTAACTCTTTTCATCAGGTTTCTTCCTACTACAAAGAATAGGCAGCGTTGGAATGTGGAGAAAGAAATATGAAGATCCTTGAGATAGATTATAGATGCCAGGGAAAAGACTGCTATAACAGAAAAAACAGGTGGATATGGTGCCGATTTGCTTGGTTTGATGATGTCTGAGAGCAAGCAGCAGGGGAGAGTCAATGTAAAATGTAATGCAAGCCTGATTACAGAGGAAATCATTGATGAATGCAAGACTTTCTACTTTGCTGGTCATGAAACTACATCACTACTGTTGACATGGACTATAACATTGCTGGGAATGCAAGATTGGCAAGAGCGAGGTCGCAGAGAAGTGATGGAAGTATGTGGAAATCACAATTACCCAGATGCAGACAGCTTAAGTCACCTCAAAATTGTAAGGAAAACCACAAAGCATTTTAAAATTAGTAAAATAATAAATTAGGGTAAGGGCCATTTGTCGGCTCTAATAAAATCAAGACTGAGATCAGGATTTAATTGCAGTATTTTGGGTGTCTTATAAAATATTGTATGAATGTTTTGCAGGTGGGAATGATCATAAATGAGGCCCTAAGACTTTACCCACCTGTAGTTCGTGTGTTCCAAACGACAAGTGAGCCGATGAAACTTGGAAGGATCTCAATTCCTGCAGGCATTGAACTTGAGATTCTGATCCTGGCGATTCACCATGATCCTGCTTTGTGGGGAGACGATGCCAAAGATTTCAACCCAGGGCGATTTAATGAAGGAATTGCAAAGTATACAATGCATCCAATGGCATTCATGCCCTTTGGTGCAGGTCCAACTATCTGTGTGGGCCAAAATTTTGCCTTGTTGGAAGCAAAAATAGTTTTGGCCATGATTCTACaaagattttattttgtgatttcaCCTACTTATACTCACGCTCCTTTGCTTTTACCTACTGTGAAACCTTAATATGGAGCTCAGATTATCTTCCGCATGGACTAATATCTGAGACTAGTGCTGCATAGAATTTCCTCTTTGTGTTTGAAAATTTAAATAGCATTAGGGGTGAGGGACCAGTAGTCTTTAAGGTGTCAATATGTAGTCGTCACATGGAATATGTAAGACTTTTTTTTtgagaaatgtaaaatggacatttaactacctacaactaaggtttgaaggcgtgactcCTCACGCAACTcgaaaaaataacacttctacagttccaaaaatgactttttaaagattggaccaaaacttaatctaaaaatccctaCTAGTTGAAtgaaaaaatattatttgtaattaatacAATATCGTATTTcatgtaaaatataacttatatgcaacttAAATGGACCAAATGTCTATtagtaatcatatgtgtgtgttatCTCTAACCtttatatccaacaccaaaggaccaataattgaacacaaaaaaatatttgttgttataaaaacaacatattattaTGTAAAATAAAACTTATATTGAACACTAAAACCTTTGGAAAAAAATTCACATTTGATGGAAAgaaacaaggtatttattgtgttcacctttaatatttgtgataagacaaattattaatatgaaatactcaAATGCATATatattgctaccccaatagttgtacacataagagtaatattttttcactatgataaGAGTACTTGTTAAAGTGAGTGTCttatttatttcacttgttaatgaattatgatattttatttgaaacaaaaaatgatttatttcacttgttaatgaatgttattaTGCCTTTTTCATAGAACATTTATAGGTTCTCTTGCattcaagtattggtccattttgaccaacatttgatattttttaatttaaatgttgAATATGTTGGAGACTaacatttatatttattaataaagctATTATAAAGTATTTAGTAAGTTTTGTGTTAGATTCTTGAAGTTGTACAATGCAATATTTTACAAGCGTTTGCATAATATATTATAAATGATTTCAGATGagtattaataaaattaattaattttagcaTTTTCTTTTGGCATTATGATTTAGTTTTTACGATATTTGTACTTGTATTTTTTAATATGATATTAGAGCTATGGGAAAAATAGAAGCAAAGTAAATTTTGAAACATAATTGTTGCATTATACAAATTGATTACATTGAGAAGGTAAATCATGCTAGTGCTTCACAACAAATGGGAGAATGCGGTAATGTTGTCCAATCTTTTGACAAT is part of the Cryptomeria japonica chromosome 10, Sugi_1.0, whole genome shotgun sequence genome and harbors:
- the LOC131046283 gene encoding cytochrome P450 CYP72A616-like, producing the protein MTMALQICNNALYFLQTWISPSTRKKGMIPTIVKSSAHMLDGWSKLILSGESEVDVQKEFHDLTADVISRTVFGSSFIEGKHIFEMQTVQMILAGDALRSVYIPGFREKTAITEKTGGYGADLLGLMMSESKQQGRVNVKCNASLITEEIIDECKTFYFAGHETTSLLLTWTITLLGMQDWQERGRREVMEVCGNHNYPDADSLSHLKIVGMIINEALRLYPPVVRVFQTTSEPMKLGRISIPAGIELEILILAIHHDPALWGDDAKDFNPGRFNEGIAKYTMHPMAFMPFGAGPTICVGQNFALLEAKIVLAMILQRFYFVISPTYTHAPLLLPTVKP